In the Thermococcus sp. MAR1 genome, one interval contains:
- a CDS encoding cob(I)yrinic acid a,c-diamide adenosyltransferase, with the protein MSITTKTGDKGLTGLFTGDRVAKYSPIMEANGTIDELDSFLGEAKHYVPEEMVEILEKIQVQLYDLMAELASKGKYQKVGEEEVEWLEGLIHRYEEEVQLRAFVLPGSTIASAKLDVCRAIARRAERRVAKLVLDYGFGQNALVYLNRLSDLIFIMARTIEKREGKLRGVK; encoded by the coding sequence ATGTCCATCACCACTAAGACGGGAGATAAGGGTTTAACAGGCCTCTTCACCGGCGACCGCGTGGCGAAGTACTCGCCTATTATGGAAGCCAACGGGACTATAGACGAGCTGGACAGCTTTCTGGGAGAGGCAAAGCACTACGTTCCCGAAGAGATGGTCGAGATTCTCGAAAAAATCCAGGTTCAGCTCTACGACCTCATGGCCGAGCTGGCCAGCAAGGGAAAGTACCAAAAGGTCGGTGAGGAGGAGGTCGAGTGGCTTGAGGGACTCATCCATAGATACGAAGAGGAAGTCCAGCTCCGGGCCTTCGTCCTCCCGGGCTCGACGATAGCGAGCGCCAAGCTGGATGTATGCAGGGCGATAGCGAGGAGGGCCGAGAGGAGAGTTGCCAAGCTCGTCCTTGACTACGGGTTTGGCCAAAACGCTCTCGTCTACCTCAACAGGCTCAGCGACCTGATTTTCATAATGGCGAGGACGATAGAGAAGAGGGAGGGGAAGCTTAGGGGGGTCAAGTAG
- a CDS encoding DNRLRE domain-containing protein, translating to MKRWGLIISLVLILSLIPAWAVKPAFSSSPSVQSFKIYASEDTWIDEGGYVDSKNYRLRVGTYNGKEERPYLKFNLSSIPRDAVIVRATLHLHAYYHHGSLSHNITVYGVLNDSWSENELTWNNQPLDVTGPLAWSILDLPNGTVDYSVSWDVTEFVKAQLEDDGVASFYLHSNLSDVNTKDYIYFNSRESSYDNHPYLEIEYYALSTVSIQEIQSNTVDGDASTYDGQKVATEGVVTAVAPKGFFIQNGTGPWSGIYVYLGSTPDVNQGDYVRVIGTVDEYYGMTELKVAPENVTVLGTSDVPEPVVLQTGDVAQEQWESVLVKVENVVVTNPNLGYGEWEIDDGSGPVRVDDLMYRYTPQADQALDYVVGVVYYSYGNFKIEPRGEGDIGVPPEIPVVSIQEIQSNTTNGDSSAYKDQIVTTRGVVTFVDGNGFAIQNGTGPWSGIWVYTGSVPDVEVGDLVEVRAMVNEYYGFTELNYKNTDEDLRYIQVLGTSDVPGPVVLSTGEVGQEQWEGVLVEVRNVTVVDPDLGYGEWLVDDGSGPIRIDDRFYDYSPDRMMYRYIRGIVWYSYGNYKIEPRYADDIKPYVPSLFVSSVEWPYALFTDVPAKIVVKVVNNGTEADNATVILYAGGVKVGSKSSPIGAKESATYEFIYMPTKSGELLLGVSVIDGTGHTTDIVRKLYLVIPNPYQLSYGLTPYYERLYNKERDTLTPLYENFTWLVKELQGCGVDLGDLEPRIQWINETMGEVQREYSIYNTLKGLLIQQNPYRSAYYYPVMMHIRKAAMMNRDIMRELEFVLPILQSTYEQVEPICHPPAPANETMPGNETGGAPTNQTNVTPSPNVTIQVTKVLIDATHGQYYVKKVGVSYLMNEIETELGWEVELNQLPLTYDHLKDYDVLILLNPKDDLTEAEISAIQQFVENGGGLFIAGEWYKYLNIESLNALVEKYGIEFNADELMDDDHNSGKPWYPFVGIYNKNHPVMKFVPDDWTMYYNGDTLKISGNAVWLIKGYDTSYSVDADGNVVYAKGTNPIIAAAVDLGTGRIVAYGSSKALSDSYYQKYIKSTWPFIKGALLWLAHQE from the coding sequence ATGAAAAGATGGGGATTGATAATATCCCTGGTTTTAATTTTAAGCTTGATTCCAGCATGGGCTGTGAAGCCTGCATTTTCGAGCTCCCCCTCTGTACAGAGTTTCAAAATATATGCCTCAGAGGACACGTGGATAGATGAAGGCGGTTATGTGGACAGCAAGAACTATCGTCTCAGGGTAGGTACCTATAACGGGAAGGAAGAAAGGCCATATCTAAAATTCAATTTGTCGAGTATTCCAAGAGATGCAGTTATTGTTAGAGCAACACTTCATTTGCATGCGTACTATCACCATGGCTCATTATCCCATAACATCACAGTCTATGGGGTTCTAAATGACTCATGGAGCGAAAATGAGTTAACATGGAACAATCAACCATTGGACGTTACTGGTCCACTAGCATGGAGCATTCTTGATCTTCCTAATGGGACAGTTGATTACAGCGTCTCTTGGGATGTAACTGAATTTGTCAAAGCTCAGCTTGAGGATGATGGAGTGGCTAGCTTTTACCTTCATTCAAATCTAAGCGACGTAAACACAAAGGATTACATCTATTTCAACTCCAGAGAAAGCTCCTATGATAACCATCCCTATCTTGAAATCGAATACTATGCATTGTCCACAGTTTCAATCCAGGAAATCCAGAGCAACACCGTCGACGGTGACGCTTCTACCTATGACGGCCAGAAAGTTGCCACCGAGGGTGTTGTTACTGCTGTGGCCCCCAAGGGGTTCTTCATTCAGAACGGTACAGGGCCATGGAGCGGTATCTACGTTTATCTAGGATCAACTCCAGATGTTAACCAGGGAGACTACGTGAGGGTAATCGGTACTGTGGATGAGTACTACGGGATGACGGAGCTCAAGGTAGCTCCAGAGAATGTTACAGTCCTGGGAACCTCTGATGTGCCGGAGCCAGTCGTTCTCCAGACCGGCGATGTTGCCCAGGAGCAGTGGGAAAGTGTTCTGGTTAAGGTTGAAAACGTTGTTGTCACGAACCCCAACCTTGGATACGGCGAATGGGAGATTGACGATGGAAGTGGCCCTGTTAGGGTTGACGACCTCATGTATAGGTACACCCCACAAGCGGACCAGGCTCTCGATTACGTTGTGGGCGTTGTCTACTACTCCTACGGAAACTTCAAGATTGAGCCGAGGGGCGAAGGGGACATAGGTGTTCCACCCGAGATTCCGGTTGTCTCGATCCAGGAGATACAGAGTAACACCACTAACGGGGATTCCTCAGCTTACAAGGATCAGATCGTAACTACTCGGGGTGTCGTAACGTTTGTTGACGGAAATGGATTTGCCATTCAGAACGGTACAGGGCCATGGAGTGGAATATGGGTATACACCGGAAGCGTCCCAGACGTGGAGGTGGGGGACCTAGTTGAAGTGCGGGCGATGGTGAATGAATACTACGGGTTTACAGAGCTCAACTATAAAAACACGGATGAAGACCTCAGGTATATTCAGGTGTTGGGAACATCAGATGTCCCTGGGCCGGTAGTTCTTTCAACGGGTGAAGTTGGACAGGAGCAGTGGGAAGGTGTCCTTGTCGAGGTCAGAAACGTAACCGTCGTTGATCCCGACCTCGGATACGGCGAGTGGCTTGTCGATGATGGGAGTGGGCCGATCAGGATAGACGACAGGTTCTATGACTACTCACCAGACAGGATGATGTACCGCTACATAAGGGGCATAGTTTGGTATTCCTATGGCAACTACAAAATCGAGCCAAGATACGCAGATGATATCAAACCGTACGTTCCATCCCTGTTCGTGAGCTCGGTCGAATGGCCGTATGCTCTCTTCACGGACGTTCCAGCAAAGATTGTGGTAAAAGTTGTCAACAACGGGACTGAGGCGGACAACGCCACTGTGATCCTTTACGCCGGTGGAGTAAAGGTAGGAAGCAAATCCAGTCCCATTGGGGCTAAAGAAAGCGCGACCTACGAGTTTATTTACATGCCCACAAAGAGCGGGGAACTGCTACTGGGAGTCTCAGTTATTGATGGAACGGGACACACAACCGATATAGTTCGCAAGTTGTATCTCGTAATTCCAAACCCCTATCAACTCTCGTATGGTCTCACCCCCTACTACGAGAGACTTTATAACAAGGAAAGGGACACCCTGACACCGCTGTATGAGAACTTTACATGGCTGGTCAAAGAACTTCAGGGCTGTGGAGTTGACCTTGGTGACCTTGAGCCAAGGATACAGTGGATAAACGAGACTATGGGAGAGGTACAGAGGGAGTACTCGATCTACAACACCCTCAAGGGACTCCTCATCCAGCAGAATCCCTACAGAAGTGCATACTACTACCCCGTCATGATGCACATAAGAAAGGCCGCAATGATGAATAGGGATATAATGAGAGAACTTGAGTTCGTGCTTCCTATCCTGCAGAGCACCTACGAACAGGTGGAGCCAATCTGTCACCCACCAGCGCCAGCCAACGAGACTATGCCTGGGAATGAGACCGGTGGAGCTCCCACAAATCAGACGAACGTTACACCTTCCCCCAACGTGACGATACAGGTAACAAAGGTTCTCATTGATGCCACCCATGGACAGTACTACGTGAAAAAAGTTGGTGTCAGCTACCTTATGAACGAGATCGAGACGGAGCTGGGATGGGAAGTTGAGCTCAACCAGCTTCCGCTGACCTACGACCACCTCAAGGACTATGACGTGCTGATACTTCTCAATCCCAAGGACGACCTTACTGAGGCTGAAATTTCAGCCATCCAGCAGTTCGTTGAAAACGGCGGGGGCCTCTTCATCGCGGGTGAGTGGTACAAGTATCTCAACATTGAGAGCCTAAACGCCCTCGTTGAAAAGTACGGCATAGAGTTCAACGCCGACGAGCTCATGGACGATGACCACAACAGTGGAAAGCCGTGGTATCCTTTCGTCGGAATCTACAACAAGAACCACCCGGTCATGAAGTTCGTGCCCGACGACTGGACGATGTACTACAACGGTGACACTCTCAAGATAAGCGGAAACGCCGTCTGGCTAATCAAAGGCTACGACACGAGCTACTCGGTAGATGCAGATGGAAACGTGGTCTACGCAAAGGGAACCAATCCAATAATAGCCGCCGCTGTGGACCTCGGCACCGGTAGGATAGTCGCCTACGGCTCAAGCAAAGCCCTCAGCGACAGTTACTACCAGAAATACATCAAGAGCACCTGGCCCTTCATCAAAGGTGCCCTCCTCTGGCTTGCCCACCAGGAGTGA
- a CDS encoding translation initiation factor IF-2B subunit alpha (eIF-2BA; catalyzes the binding of GTP to IF2), with amino-acid sequence MLPAEVRSIIEEMRAERIRGAGWLAKRGAEAYMLLSELLEGEELESALKEMKEEIPAVNRTMASLYNLSRFMPITGNPDLVRAKAEEFIRLGEEAKREIGNIGSELIDENEVVITHSFSSAVLEIFKAAKRKGKHFRVILTESAPDYEGIALARELDSLGISFEVITDAQLGLFAKKATLALVGADNVTRDGAVVNKAGTYLLSLACHDNGVPFYVAAESFKLHPALTSEEIEIVERPYARQGYRVRNLLFDVTPWRYVRGIITEFGVLIPPKEI; translated from the coding sequence ATGCTTCCTGCCGAGGTTCGTTCAATCATTGAAGAGATGAGGGCCGAGAGAATCAGGGGCGCGGGCTGGCTCGCTAAGAGGGGCGCTGAGGCATACATGCTCCTCTCCGAACTCCTCGAAGGGGAAGAGCTTGAGAGTGCCCTGAAGGAAATGAAAGAGGAAATCCCAGCCGTCAACAGGACGATGGCGTCGCTTTACAACCTCTCGCGCTTCATGCCCATAACGGGCAATCCCGACTTGGTGAGGGCAAAGGCTGAGGAGTTCATCCGCCTTGGTGAAGAGGCAAAGCGCGAGATAGGCAACATCGGGAGCGAGCTGATAGACGAGAACGAGGTTGTAATCACGCACTCATTCTCCTCGGCCGTTCTTGAGATATTCAAGGCCGCGAAGAGGAAGGGCAAGCACTTCAGGGTGATACTAACCGAGAGCGCGCCCGACTACGAGGGGATAGCCCTAGCGAGGGAGCTGGATTCCCTTGGAATTTCGTTTGAGGTGATAACCGATGCCCAGCTCGGTCTTTTCGCAAAAAAGGCCACCCTCGCCCTGGTCGGTGCCGACAACGTTACCCGCGACGGGGCGGTGGTCAACAAGGCCGGAACCTATCTCCTCTCCTTGGCCTGCCACGACAACGGTGTTCCTTTCTACGTCGCCGCGGAGAGCTTCAAGCTCCACCCCGCGCTGACCTCGGAAGAGATAGAGATAGTCGAGAGGCCCTACGCGAGACAGGGCTACCGCGTGAGAAACCTGCTCTTCGACGTTACCCCCTGGCGGTACGTTAGGGGCATCATAACGGAGTTCGGAGTTTTGATCCCTCCAAAGGAGATATGA
- a CDS encoding molybdopterin-binding protein: MFAEILTIGDELLTGNTVDSNSAFIAQKLTERGYWVRRKTTVGDDVGEIKAVVREILGRKPEVLVISGGLGPTHDDVTMMAVAEALERKLVLCEECLERIRKFYRELYEKGLIDDPELNEGRKKMAYLPEGAEPLENTEGAAPGAYIEHEGVKIFVLPGMPREMKAMLEEEVMPRLGERRFIQRKLLAEITDESKLAPILIKALKKFRVRIHSSPKGFGRYIGIIVFGESEEEIERAKAFMESRGIRFEEGW; encoded by the coding sequence ATGTTCGCCGAGATACTCACGATAGGCGATGAGCTTCTCACGGGAAACACCGTGGACAGCAACTCCGCCTTTATTGCCCAGAAGCTCACAGAGAGGGGCTACTGGGTGAGGCGGAAGACTACGGTTGGCGATGATGTCGGGGAGATAAAGGCCGTCGTGAGGGAAATCTTGGGTAGAAAACCAGAGGTTCTGGTGATTTCTGGTGGATTAGGTCCAACCCACGACGACGTTACGATGATGGCGGTTGCAGAGGCCCTAGAACGGAAACTTGTCCTCTGCGAGGAGTGTCTTGAGAGAATCAGGAAGTTCTACCGCGAACTCTACGAGAAGGGCCTCATAGACGACCCCGAACTCAACGAGGGAAGGAAGAAGATGGCCTACCTGCCAGAGGGTGCGGAGCCTCTGGAGAACACCGAGGGAGCCGCGCCAGGGGCATACATCGAGCATGAAGGAGTCAAGATATTCGTCCTTCCGGGGATGCCGCGCGAGATGAAGGCCATGCTTGAGGAGGAAGTCATGCCAAGGCTCGGCGAGAGGAGGTTCATCCAGAGAAAGCTTTTGGCTGAGATAACCGACGAGAGCAAGCTCGCGCCGATTCTCATCAAGGCTCTCAAGAAGTTCCGCGTGAGGATACACTCATCTCCGAAGGGCTTCGGCAGGTACATCGGCATCATAGTCTTCGGCGAGAGCGAGGAGGAGATAGAGCGCGCGAAGGCTTTCATGGAATCCAGAGGGATTCGCTTCGAGGAGGGCTGGTAG
- a CDS encoding phosphorylating glyceraldehyde-3-phosphate dehydrogenase, producing the protein MKVKVGVNGYGTIGKRVAYAVTKQDDMKLMGVTKTKPDFEAYRAMELGIPVYAASEEFLPRFAKAGFEVAGTLKDLLEEVDVIVDATPGGMGAKNKELYEKAGVKAIFQGGEKASVAEVSFVAQANYEKALGKDYVRVVSCNTTGLTRTLSAIQEYIDYVYAVMIRRAADPNDSKRGPVNAITPSVTVPSHHGPDVQTVIPINIETSAFVVPTTLMHVHSIMVELKKPVEAGDIVDIFENTTRVLLFEKEKGFESTAQLIEFARDLHREWNNLYEIAVWKESINVRGNRLFYIQAVHQESDVVPENIDAIRAMFELADKRESIKKTNESLGILK; encoded by the coding sequence ATGAAGGTGAAGGTTGGAGTTAACGGTTACGGAACGATAGGAAAGCGCGTCGCCTACGCGGTCACGAAGCAGGACGATATGAAGCTCATGGGCGTTACCAAGACGAAGCCGGACTTTGAAGCTTACCGCGCGATGGAGCTTGGAATTCCCGTCTATGCCGCGAGCGAGGAGTTCCTGCCAAGGTTCGCGAAGGCGGGCTTTGAGGTGGCAGGAACCCTGAAGGACCTCCTTGAGGAGGTTGACGTCATTGTAGATGCCACCCCCGGGGGAATGGGAGCCAAAAACAAGGAGCTCTACGAGAAGGCAGGAGTTAAGGCGATTTTCCAGGGTGGCGAGAAGGCTAGCGTCGCGGAGGTTTCCTTCGTGGCTCAGGCCAACTACGAGAAAGCATTGGGGAAGGACTACGTCCGCGTTGTCTCGTGCAACACCACGGGCCTTACCAGAACCCTCTCGGCCATTCAGGAGTACATCGACTACGTTTACGCCGTGATGATTCGCCGTGCAGCAGACCCAAACGACTCCAAGCGCGGTCCAGTGAATGCAATAACGCCGAGCGTAACGGTTCCTTCGCACCACGGCCCGGACGTCCAGACGGTGATTCCGATTAACATCGAGACGTCTGCCTTTGTTGTCCCGACAACTCTCATGCACGTTCACAGCATAATGGTCGAGCTGAAGAAGCCTGTCGAGGCCGGGGACATCGTCGATATCTTCGAGAACACCACACGCGTTCTCCTCTTCGAGAAGGAGAAGGGGTTTGAGAGCACGGCACAGCTTATAGAGTTCGCCCGCGACCTGCACCGCGAGTGGAACAACCTCTACGAGATTGCCGTCTGGAAGGAGAGCATAAACGTTCGCGGAAACAGGCTGTTCTACATTCAGGCCGTTCACCAGGAGAGCGACGTCGTTCCGGAGAACATAGACGCGATAAGGGCCATGTTCGAGCTGGCAGACAAGCGGGAGAGCATAAAGAAGACGAACGAGAGCCTGGGGATCTTGAAGTGA
- a CDS encoding DUF167 domain-containing protein has protein sequence MSAKLLKETKDGTLLLVYVQPKAKRNEIEGVDEWRGRLKVKIKAPPVGGKANKELVKFLSKVLGVEVELVRGETSREKDLVVKRLTPEEIKKKLGL, from the coding sequence ATGAGCGCGAAGCTCCTGAAGGAGACCAAGGATGGGACGCTTCTCCTAGTCTATGTCCAGCCAAAGGCGAAGAGGAACGAGATTGAAGGCGTTGATGAGTGGCGCGGTCGCTTAAAGGTCAAAATCAAGGCCCCGCCCGTAGGTGGAAAAGCCAACAAAGAACTCGTCAAGTTCCTCTCGAAGGTTCTCGGTGTGGAGGTTGAGCTCGTCAGGGGTGAGACGAGCAGGGAGAAGGATCTGGTGGTTAAGAGGCTAACCCCTGAGGAAATCAAGAAAAAATTGGGGCTGTAA
- a CDS encoding DUF402 domain-containing protein yields MNNLISKIHLIYRRLPNRILERDDEVVADLGDVIVAKSRFEGMLAPLRVNGVEVIKNGYNMLYFAFVGENYDILKVYDEKGNFKGLYIDVLAYTRREENTLEMLDLFLDIFVFPSGEAFLLDEDELEMALNYGVIEGETFDFAYRVAREILEKIKRNEFPPDIVWRYNWRD; encoded by the coding sequence ATGAATAATCTGATATCTAAAATCCACCTCATCTACCGCCGCCTTCCGAACAGGATTCTTGAGCGTGATGATGAGGTAGTCGCTGATTTGGGAGATGTCATAGTTGCCAAATCCCGCTTTGAGGGCATGCTTGCCCCGCTGAGAGTGAACGGCGTCGAGGTAATCAAGAACGGTTATAATATGCTCTATTTTGCCTTTGTCGGAGAGAACTACGACATCCTGAAGGTCTACGACGAGAAGGGAAACTTCAAAGGCCTCTACATCGACGTTCTAGCTTATACAAGGCGCGAAGAAAACACCCTTGAGATGCTGGACCTGTTTTTGGATATCTTCGTCTTTCCGAGCGGTGAGGCCTTCCTCCTCGATGAAGACGAGCTTGAGATGGCACTTAACTACGGAGTGATTGAGGGGGAGACCTTTGACTTCGCCTACCGCGTTGCGAGGGAAATCCTCGAAAAGATTAAACGGAATGAGTTCCCGCCAGATATCGTGTGGAGATACAACTGGAGGGATTGA
- the glyS gene encoding glycine--tRNA ligase, producing the protein MGEVDKYEILQDLMRRRGFAWGSFEIYGGARGFYDYGPLGATIKRKIERKIREAFQREGFFELETPDITPEKVFIASGHVDKFVDPLVECKKCGARFRADHLVEEALGIDTEGMSAEHLTELIREHDIRCPECGGELSDVWYFNLMFETKIGPYGDQKGYLRPETAQGIFVNFRRLNAFARNKLPFGVFQIGKAYRNEISPRQGMLRLREFTQAEAEIFFNPKETEHPHFDEVKDEVLRLYPIEHQLKNLGMIEITAEDAVKKGYVLNTFFAYYMVMVKRTLLDIGIPEKAIRFRQQLPEERAHYSSDTWDVEIHSERFGWVECVGIAYRGDYDLSKHMKMSGADLTVLIHYDEPKIVRRLKVSLNMKKVGPKLKKDAKRINDLIQGWDEEKKRELVELLERDGKAIIEGYELEKDDFIIKEVEEKITGEKIVPHVLEPSFGIDRPFYLLLENSLVIEEDRTYLKLKKDMAPIEVAVLPLVAKEPLKSIAYDVFRTLQKAGFIVVYDEKDTIGRRYIRYDEIGTPYCVTIDNQTPEDNTVTIRDRDTREQMRVRIEELPEKLRELIMSESGK; encoded by the coding sequence ATGGGAGAGGTGGATAAGTACGAGATTCTTCAGGATTTGATGAGAAGGAGAGGCTTTGCCTGGGGAAGCTTTGAAATCTACGGCGGTGCGAGGGGTTTTTACGATTACGGTCCTCTTGGAGCTACAATAAAGAGGAAAATCGAGCGGAAGATACGCGAGGCCTTCCAGAGGGAGGGCTTCTTCGAGCTTGAGACCCCGGATATAACTCCTGAGAAGGTCTTCATAGCGAGCGGCCACGTTGACAAGTTCGTTGACCCGCTGGTCGAGTGTAAGAAGTGCGGTGCGCGCTTTAGGGCAGATCACCTCGTTGAAGAAGCCCTCGGCATAGACACAGAGGGCATGAGCGCCGAGCACCTAACTGAACTCATCCGCGAGCACGACATCCGCTGCCCCGAGTGCGGCGGCGAGCTTTCCGATGTCTGGTACTTCAACCTCATGTTCGAGACCAAAATCGGTCCCTACGGTGACCAGAAGGGCTACCTGAGGCCTGAAACGGCTCAGGGCATCTTCGTCAACTTCAGGCGCTTAAACGCTTTCGCAAGGAACAAGCTCCCCTTCGGTGTCTTCCAGATTGGAAAGGCCTACAGAAACGAGATTTCGCCGAGACAGGGGATGCTCCGCCTGAGGGAGTTCACACAGGCTGAGGCAGAGATATTCTTCAACCCTAAGGAGACGGAGCATCCGCACTTCGACGAGGTCAAGGACGAGGTTCTGCGCCTCTATCCAATAGAGCACCAGCTCAAAAACCTCGGGATGATTGAAATAACCGCCGAGGATGCCGTCAAGAAGGGCTACGTCCTGAACACATTCTTCGCCTACTACATGGTCATGGTCAAAAGAACGCTCCTCGACATCGGTATCCCCGAGAAGGCCATACGCTTCCGCCAGCAGCTGCCGGAGGAAAGGGCACACTACTCAAGCGACACCTGGGACGTTGAGATACACAGCGAGCGCTTCGGCTGGGTGGAGTGCGTCGGCATAGCCTACCGCGGCGACTACGACCTCAGCAAGCACATGAAGATGAGCGGGGCTGACTTAACCGTCCTCATACACTACGACGAGCCCAAGATAGTCAGACGCCTCAAGGTAAGCCTCAACATGAAGAAGGTTGGTCCCAAGCTGAAGAAGGACGCCAAGAGGATAAACGACCTCATCCAGGGCTGGGATGAGGAGAAGAAGCGCGAGCTGGTTGAACTCCTCGAAAGGGACGGAAAGGCTATCATCGAGGGCTACGAGCTTGAGAAGGACGACTTCATAATCAAGGAAGTAGAAGAAAAGATCACCGGAGAAAAGATAGTGCCCCACGTCCTCGAGCCGAGCTTTGGAATAGACAGGCCGTTCTACCTGCTCCTTGAGAACAGTCTCGTCATCGAGGAGGATAGAACCTACCTCAAACTGAAGAAGGATATGGCGCCGATCGAGGTCGCGGTTCTGCCCCTCGTCGCCAAGGAGCCACTGAAGAGCATAGCCTACGACGTCTTTAGAACACTCCAGAAGGCGGGCTTCATAGTTGTTTACGACGAGAAGGACACCATCGGGAGGAGATACATCCGCTACGACGAGATAGGAACGCCCTACTGCGTCACAATAGACAACCAGACGCCCGAGGATAACACCGTTACTATCCGCGACCGCGACACGAGGGAGCAGATGAGGGTGAGGATCGAGGAGCTGCCGGAAAAACTGAGGGAGCTTATCATGAGTGAGTCTGGAAAATGA
- a CDS encoding LSm family protein, protein MAERPLDVIHRSLDKDVLVLLKRGSEFRGKLIGYDIHLNVVLADAALIQDGEVVKKYGKIVIRGDNVLAISPVEIE, encoded by the coding sequence ATGGCGGAAAGACCACTCGACGTTATCCACAGGTCGCTTGACAAGGACGTGCTCGTGCTCCTGAAGAGGGGTTCCGAGTTCAGAGGGAAGCTCATCGGTTATGACATCCACCTGAACGTCGTCCTCGCCGATGCCGCCCTAATTCAGGACGGCGAGGTCGTGAAGAAGTACGGTAAAATCGTCATCAGGGGAGACAACGTTCTGGCCATTTCCCCTGTCGAGATTGAGTGA
- a CDS encoding 50S ribosomal protein L37e: MGSGTAPKGRRNHTPTHIKCRRCGRRAYNIKKGYCAACGFGRSRRMRKYSWSHKWRKKRNLPY, from the coding sequence ATGGGAAGCGGGACTGCACCGAAGGGCAGGAGGAACCACACTCCAACTCACATTAAGTGCAGGCGCTGTGGAAGGCGCGCCTACAACATCAAGAAGGGCTACTGCGCCGCTTGCGGTTTCGGCAGAAGCAGGCGCATGAGGAAGTACAGCTGGTCCCACAAGTGGAGGAAGAAGAGGAACCTCCCCTACTGA